A region of the Leptospira ellinghausenii genome:
TGCTTTTGCTTCATATCCAAATGCTTTTGCCGTTAAGACTGCAGGGAATTGACGAATGTAAACATTAAACTCTTTTGTAGCTTTAATGAATCGGTTCCTTGCAACAGTGATACGATTTTCAGTTCCTTCCAGTTGTGCCATCAAGTCAGAAAAATGTTGGTCTGATTTTAACTGTGGATAGTTCTCTTGGATCATAAGGAGTCTAGACAATGCAGAACCGAGTTGTCCTTGTGCTTGGTCAAATTGTTTTAAACTTTCAGGATTGTTAATGAGCTCAGGAGTTGCTTGGATAGATCCAATTTTTGCTCTTGCTTCTGCAATTCCTTTCATGATGTCTTTTTCTTGGTTTGCAAAACCTTTTACTGCAGACACTAAATTGGGAACTAAATCAGCTCTTCTTTTGTATTGGTTGAGCACTTCTGCCCAAGAAGCCGAAACTTCTTCATCCAACTCTTGGATTCGATTGTAACCACAATTGGTGAATAAAGTTGTCATGAGGGAAAATAGAATGATGGTTCGAAACAGTTTTGTCATGGTCATTGTATACCTATCCTTTAGTCGGTCTGCAACACCAATTTGTCAAAAAAATTAGTACCGAAATGGTTTTATTGC
Encoded here:
- a CDS encoding LemA family protein produces the protein MTKLFRTIILFSLMTTLFTNCGYNRIQELDEEVSASWAEVLNQYKRRADLVPNLVSAVKGFANQEKDIMKGIAEARAKIGSIQATPELINNPESLKQFDQAQGQLGSALSRLLMIQENYPQLKSDQHFSDLMAQLEGTENRITVARNRFIKATKEFNVYIRQFPAVLTAKAFGYEAKATFTVEDQKTIENAPKVEF